A region from the Triticum aestivum cultivar Chinese Spring chromosome 3D, IWGSC CS RefSeq v2.1, whole genome shotgun sequence genome encodes:
- the LOC123079084 gene encoding ubiquitin-like-specific protease 1D: MPNGPIIIDRAQMPLDSPPAEVEIIASSSPRVTPQPPAASDGASDGGEGDPDEFKRFTDEKLEERIKHWSGNPTLSVPDGGEKMRKFLCRMKKELDRRRAAGPRKVDTGRRQSAQTPSGDDPYTFKESDHINCSRFSDKWHCHGKGEAAFADELGHFNTSKRASQVKDRKRATNTVNHQPKRRRVSQNIADKKHLDTNGRKLGMKICTEDQQKNNSVEPKGMSTKLRTEDRTSGSSTKRWDHSKNHTYQYRRLNRRNEKKEVVLLDDEDTELLDDEDTEPSKSVDVEIVNIWDKSQIYYPSRTDPETVELTYSDIKCLDPEVFLKSPVINFYIQYLRKSRPCDDLYIFNTYFYSKLEEALSRTGECGSQFSKLRRWWRSVDIFKTPYLLLPIHGQVHWSLVIIFMPAKEIKSGPRVFHLDSLGLHSSDKVFGVIESYLIEEWRHLQKDSSYDIPFSDTIWRHLSRNIHKEKIEVPQQQNDFDCGVFMLYYIDKFIQEAPDDLTGVRPCKFGRKWFSPVEASGLRKRIRVLLIDIFQNAPPSDRNLVSHADDDSEDEEDKGKDTIVIV; the protein is encoded by the exons ATGCCGAACGGCCCGATAATCATCGACCGGGCCCAAATGCCCCTCGACTCGCCGCCGGCGGAGGTCGAGATCATCGCCTCCTCCTCTCCGCGTGTGACGCCGCAGCCCCCTGCGGCGAGCGATGGCGCTTCCGACGGTGGTGAGGGGGATCCGGATGAGTTCAAGAGATTCACTGATGAAAAACTGGAGGAAAGGATCAAGCACTGGAGCGGTAACCCGACCCTATCCGTACCTGACGGCGGCGAGAAGATGCGTAAGTTCCTCTGCAGGATGAAGAAAGAGCTTGATCGCCGCCGCGCTGCCGGGCCGAGGAAG GTTGACACGGGTCGGAGACAGTCAGCGCAGACACCCAGTGGGGATGATCCCTACACCTTCA AGGAAAGTGACCATATCAACTGCAGCAGGTTTTCTGATAAATGGCATTGCCATGGCAAG GGCGAAGCAGCATTCGCTGATGAGCTAGGCCATTTTAACACAAGCAAACGTGCTTCCCAAGTGAAAGATCGGAAAAGAGCAACGAACACAGTGAATCATCAACCAAAAAGGCGTAGAGTTTCTCAAAATATTGCTGACAAGAAACATTTAGATACAAATGGTAGGAAGTTAGGTATGAAGATCTGTACAGAAGATCAACAGAAAAATAACTCTGTTGAGCCAAAGGGCATGTCCACTAAACTACGCACAGAAGATCGCACTTCTGGGAGTTCGACCAAGAG GTGGGACCATTCCAAGAATCATACCTACCAATACCGGAGGTTAAATAGAAGAAACGAAAAGAAG GAAGTAGTTCTCTTGGATGACGAGGATACAGAACTCTTGGATGACGAGGATACAGAACCTTCTAAATCAGTTGATGTcgagattgttaatatatg GGACAAATCACAGATCTACTATCCGTCGAG GACTGATCCGGAAACTGTCGAGCTGACATATTCTGACATAAAATGTCTTGACCCCGAAGTTTTTTTAAAATCACCTGTCATAAACTTTTACATCCA GTACCTAAGAAAATCCAGGCCTTGTGACGACTTGTACATCTTCAATACATATTTCTATAGCAAACTTGAAGAAGCGTTATCCAGGACG GGTGAGTGTGGCTCGCAGTTTAGCAAGTTAAGGCGATGGTGGAGAAGTGTAGATATTTTTAAGACACCATACCTCCTTTTGCCAATTCATGGACA GGTGCATTGGAGCTTGGTCATTATCTTCATGCCCGCAAAAGAGATAAAATCTGGGCCAAGGGTGTTTCACTTGGACTCTCTAGGACTACATTCCAGTGACAAGGTTTTTGGCGTGATTGAGAG CTATCTCATAGAAGAATGGCGCCATCTACAGAAGGATTCTTCTTATGATATTCCTTTTTCAGACACAATATGGAGACATCTTTCAAGAAATATACATAAGGAAAAAATCGAG GTGCCCCAGCAGCAAAATGACTTTGATTGCGGTGTCTTTATGCTTTACTACATCGATAAGTTTATTCAAGAGGCACCAGATGATTTGACAGGAGTGCGGCCTTGCAAG TTTGGACGCAAGTGGTTCAGCCCTGTAGAAGCTTCGGGGCTGCGGAAGCGAATACGAGTTCTGCTGATCGATATATTTCAGAACGCTCCACCTAGTGATAGAAATTTAGTGTCACATGCCGATGATGACTCGGAAGATGAAGAAGATAAGGGCAAGGACACAATCGTGATCGTGTGA
- the LOC123079086 gene encoding protein NUCLEAR FUSION DEFECTIVE 6, mitochondrial, which yields MATAAGGARRALAGLRSPSPSTLSRTFSRPAVAQSPELAASALPRAPRRRLAISRVPVAALGGAQGLMPLHSATASALLTSMLGLKPGSWGWLSEGFATPL from the exons atggcgacggcggctggCGGCGCGCGGCGAGCCCTCGCGGGGCTGCGCTCCCCTTCCCCATCTACTCTGTCCAGAACGTTTTCCAGGCCGGCAGTTGCCCAGTCCCCGGAGCTGGCAGCCTCCGCTCTGCCGCGCGCCCCGCGCCGGCGCCTCGCGATCTCGAG GGTGCCggtggcggcgctgggcggcgcgcAGGGGCTGATGCCGCTGCACAGCGCGACAGCATCGGCGCTGCTCACCTCCATGCTCGGGCTTAAGCCCGGGTCTTGGGGTTGGCTCTCCGAAG GTTTTGCAACGCCTCTATAA